One window from the genome of Lacerta agilis isolate rLacAgi1 chromosome 16, rLacAgi1.pri, whole genome shotgun sequence encodes:
- the LOC117061111 gene encoding olfactory receptor 1K1-like — protein MASANDSTHSDFILIGLSSQPGQQKFLFAIFLVMYIVGILGNLLIILLILCDAHLHTPMYFFVGHLSLVDACFTSVTVPKMLVNLVSEAKSISYAACLTQMYFFFAFGVTDSFLLASMAYDRYVAIRNPLQYTIMMSQSLCVGFVAGSWIVSHLHSLLHIILMSHLSFCASHEIPHFFCDHQPVLALSCTDTSLIEMLIFTEGALVVLSPFVFIVISYALILVTVLRLPAGSGWRKAFSTCGAHLLVVTLFYGTVIGVYFQPTARYSAEKGRVATIMYTIVIPMLNPFIYSLRNDDVKGAFRKTLCRKVGTQ, from the coding sequence ATGGCCAGTGCAAACGATTCCACTCACTCTGACTTCATTCTCATCGGTCTGTCCTCCCAACCAGGACAGCAGAAGTTCCTCTTTGCCATCTTCCTGGTGATGTACATAGTGGGCATCCTAGGGAACCTCCTGATCATCCTGTTGATCCTTTGTGATGCTCATTTGCAcacccccatgtacttctttGTGGGGCACCTTTCCCTGGTGGATGCCTGTTTCACCTCCGTCACCGTGCCCAAGATGTTAGTCAACCTGGTGTCAGAAGCCAAGAGCATCTCTTATGCTGCCTGCCTGACTCAAATGTATTTCTTCTTTGCCTTTGGGGTCACCGACAGCTTTCTTCTGGCCTCCATGGCTTATGATCGCTATGTGGCCATCCGTAACCCCCTGCAGTACACCATCATGATGAGTCAAAGCCTGTGTGTGGGGTTTGTGGCCGGCTCCTGGATTGTCTCCCACCTCCATTCTTTGTTGCACATAATCCTGATGTCCCACCTCTCGTTCTGTGCTTCCCACGAGATCCCCCACTTCTTCTGTGATCACCAGCCTGTGCTGGCTCTGTCCTGCACGGATACCAGCTTAATTGAGATGTTGATCTTCACTGAGGGGGCCTTAGTGGTGCTGAGCCCCTTTGTCTTTATTGTGATCTCCTATGCCCTTATCCTGGTCACAGTCCTGAGGCTGCCTGCGGGGTCTGGGTGGCGCAAGGCATTCTCCACCTGCGGAGCTCACCTGTTGGTGGTCACCCTCTTTTACGGCACAGTAATTGGGGTCTATTTCCAGCCCACTGCTCGCTACTCAGCAGAAAAGGGAAGGGTTGCCACAATCATGTATACCATTGTCATACCTATGCTCAACCCTTTTATATACAGCCTGAGGAATGATGATGTCAAAGGAGCATTTCGCAAAACTCTATGCAGGAAGGTGGGGACACAGTGA
- the LOC117061210 gene encoding olfactory receptor 1B1-like: MDCENGTDVAEFVLLGFSFQPEEQPFYFLLFLLMYGAGLLGNVMMVILISLDARLQTPMYFLLRSLSMVDMGFISVTVPQMLAHIISTSKTIPFYSCMAQFFFFYVFGVTDLLMVSVMALDRYVAICNPLHYATVMNQKVCGHLVAGCWIISTLHSMLHAGLLLRLSYRGDNHLAHFFCDHDPLLQLSCSDTSINETAIFFEGGLIILGPFVFIILTYVRIVVAVMRLSSSGRRKAFSTCGSHLTMVVLLYGAIIGVYFQPASSYSAQRGAVFAIMYTVITPMSNPYVYSLRNKDVKGALRHLMGKRVFSQQQQQQ, from the coding sequence ATGGACTGTGAGAATGGCACAGATGTTGCTGAGTTTGTCCTTCTGGGTTTTTCCTTCCAGCCTGAAGAGCAGCCCTTCTACTTCCTACTCTTTCTGCTGATGTATGGGGCAGGGCTTCTGGGCAATGTCATGATGGTCATTCTCATCTCTCTGGATGCCCGACTCCAGACTCCCATGTACTTCCTGCTGCGTAGCCTCTCCATGGTGGACATGGGCTTCATCTCAGTCACAGTGCCCCAGATGCTGGCTCACATCATCTCCACTTCCAAGACTATCCCTTTCTACTCCTGTATGgctcagttcttcttcttctatgttttTGGTGTGACTGACCTTCTAATGGTGAGTGTCATGGCTCTGGATCGCTATGTTGCAATTTGCAATCCACTACACTATGCTACGGTAATGAACCAGAAGGTCTGTGGACACTTGGTAGCCGGCTGCTGGATTATTTCTACCCTCCACTCCATGCTCCATGCTGGCCTCCTCCTGCGTCTCAGTTACCGTGGAGACAACCACTTGGCCCACTTCTTCTGTGACCATGACCCTTTGCTACAGCTGTCCTGCTCAGACACCAGCATCAATGAAACAGCCATCTTCTTTGAAGGTGGACTTATCATTCTTGGACCCTTTGTCTTCATTATCCTCACTTATGTCCGCATTGTGGTGGCTGTCATGAGGTTGTCTTCCTCGGGAAGGCGCAAAGCTTTCTCCACCTGTGGCTCCCATCTCACTATGGTGGTGCTCCTGTATGGGGCCATCATTGGTGTCTACTTTCAACCTGCATCCAGTTACTCAGCTCAGAGAGGAGCAGTCTTTGCTATCATGTACACTGTAATCACCCCAATGTCCAACCCTTACGTCTACAGTCTAAGGAATAAAGATGTGAAAGGGGCCCTTAGACACCTCATGGGAAAGAGAGTCttttctcaacaacaacaacaacagtga